A single window of Leeuwenhoekiella sp. MAR_2009_132 DNA harbors:
- a CDS encoding alpha-glucuronidase family glycosyl hydrolase, giving the protein MKKLLFLIMLCVSMHSYSQDAYNLWLQYHPIQNETLSKEYTAILNTVELRSTTPTSAVIKNELNIAVPAMLSINPNFATSSPSLLISKVADLSEAESEQLSGTQEIGSEGFYIKPIQVNKKKFLLITATTDKGLLYGTYYLLNQMQQNNSLKSIDVLENPQLQKRLLNHWDNLDRTVERGYAGFSIWDWHLLPEVIKKEYIDYARANASIGINGTVLNNVNASAEILEPFYLEKVKALADAFRPYGIQVYLTARFSAPIEIGGLETADPLNKEVRNWWNQKVSEIYTQIPDFGGFLVKANSEGQPGPNNYGRSHVDGANMLAEALQPHNGIVMWRAFVYSDEKPDDRAKQAYTEFVPFDGTFKDNVLVQVKNGAIDFQPREPFHPLFGAMPNSSLMIEFQITQEYLGGISHLTFLPKLFEETLQEDTFSQGAGSTVAKVIDGSLSSKKLTGIAGVSNIGTAHNWTGHPFAQANWYGYGRLAWNPNLKAENIAKEWLKMTFTSNPKFVEPMTRILLNSREAAVDYRTPLGLHHIMAAGHHQGPGPWVDYLGRADWNSVYYHKADKNGIGFDRTKTGSNALEQYAQELQERYNDPKTTPENYLLWFHHLPWDYTMNNGNTLWYNLAQHYQNGVEAVENMSTTWQQMKPYVGTDIFTETEMLLKLQLKEAQWWRDACLLYFQEFSQLEMPAFIPKAPHTLEYYKNFRNRYAPGINPSWD; this is encoded by the coding sequence ATGAAAAAACTTTTATTCTTAATAATGCTTTGCGTTTCTATGCATTCTTACAGTCAGGATGCATACAATTTATGGTTACAATACCATCCAATTCAAAATGAAACCCTGTCAAAAGAATATACCGCGATTCTTAATACTGTAGAACTTCGTAGTACTACACCCACTTCAGCTGTTATAAAAAACGAATTAAATATAGCTGTACCAGCTATGCTTAGTATCAACCCCAATTTTGCTACCTCCTCGCCTTCACTGCTTATCTCTAAAGTAGCAGATCTTTCTGAAGCAGAATCAGAACAACTCAGCGGCACTCAGGAAATAGGTTCAGAAGGTTTTTATATTAAACCTATTCAAGTCAATAAAAAGAAGTTTCTTCTTATAACGGCAACAACAGATAAGGGACTTTTATACGGAACTTATTATCTGTTAAACCAAATGCAGCAAAATAATTCCCTAAAAAGCATAGATGTACTTGAAAATCCGCAATTACAAAAAAGACTTTTAAATCATTGGGATAATTTAGATCGCACCGTAGAGCGCGGTTATGCCGGTTTTTCTATCTGGGATTGGCACCTATTGCCAGAGGTTATTAAAAAAGAATATATAGATTATGCACGAGCTAACGCCTCAATAGGAATTAATGGTACTGTTTTAAATAATGTAAACGCAAGTGCCGAAATTCTAGAACCCTTTTACTTGGAAAAGGTAAAAGCACTCGCAGATGCTTTTCGCCCTTATGGCATACAGGTATATCTCACTGCACGCTTTTCTGCTCCTATTGAAATAGGCGGTCTGGAAACAGCAGACCCATTAAATAAAGAGGTGCGTAACTGGTGGAACCAAAAAGTAAGCGAGATTTACACGCAGATACCTGATTTTGGTGGTTTTCTGGTCAAAGCAAATTCTGAGGGCCAACCGGGTCCTAATAATTATGGGCGTTCGCACGTAGATGGTGCAAATATGCTGGCTGAAGCCCTTCAACCTCATAACGGTATTGTAATGTGGCGGGCATTTGTATATTCAGACGAAAAACCAGACGACCGGGCAAAACAAGCCTATACCGAATTTGTACCTTTTGATGGAACCTTTAAAGATAATGTACTCGTTCAGGTAAAAAATGGAGCCATCGATTTTCAGCCCAGAGAGCCGTTTCATCCGCTTTTTGGCGCTATGCCCAATTCCTCTTTAATGATCGAATTTCAAATCACTCAGGAGTATTTAGGAGGCATTTCACATCTAACCTTCTTGCCTAAATTATTTGAAGAAACCCTGCAGGAAGACACGTTTAGCCAGGGAGCAGGTAGTACGGTGGCTAAAGTCATTGATGGGTCATTAAGTTCTAAAAAACTTACCGGTATTGCAGGAGTATCTAATATAGGAACCGCCCATAATTGGACGGGACACCCATTTGCACAAGCCAATTGGTATGGCTATGGCAGACTCGCGTGGAATCCCAATTTAAAAGCTGAAAATATTGCGAAAGAATGGCTTAAAATGACCTTTACTTCAAACCCTAAGTTTGTAGAACCGATGACCAGGATTCTTCTAAATTCGCGGGAAGCTGCCGTAGATTATAGAACTCCATTAGGATTGCATCATATTATGGCAGCGGGTCATCACCAAGGTCCGGGACCGTGGGTAGATTATCTGGGGAGAGCAGACTGGAATTCGGTCTATTATCACAAAGCAGATAAAAACGGCATTGGGTTTGACCGAACTAAAACGGGTAGTAATGCGCTAGAACAATATGCGCAAGAGCTTCAGGAACGCTATAATGACCCAAAAACAACACCTGAGAACTACCTACTTTGGTTTCATCATTTACCCTGGGATTATACCATGAACAATGGCAATACGCTATGGTATAATCTTGCGCAGCACTATCAAAACGGTGTTGAAGCTGTTGAAAATATGAGTACTACCTGGCAGCAAATGAAACCCTATGTAGGAACTGATATTTTTACAGAAACCGAAATGCTTTTAAAACTTCAGCTTAAAGAAGCACAATGGTGGCGTGACGCGTGTTTGCTGTATTTTCAGGAATTTTCGCAATTAGAAATGCCCGCATTTATTCCTAAAGCGCCCCACACGCTTGAGTATTACAAAAATTTTAGAAATAGGTATGCACCCGGAATCAATCCCTCATGGGATTAA
- a CDS encoding glycosyl hydrolase 115 family protein, whose amino-acid sequence MNTNTMNRKRLNFTLVLLLLNCMLFAQQKLISTDFVAGSFTLVSSNDTAPVVVDSSDFEGVLLAADNFIKDIERVTSKSSSKRYDVEKNGSIVIGTIGKNSFIDNLIEEGNLDVDSIRNSWEAFTIQQIDGNLIIAGSDKRGTIYGVYTLSEAMGVSPWYWWADVPVAKASELYFTEKMYVNPGPKVQYRGIFINDEAPALSGWAEEKFGGFNHQFYAHVFELILRLKGNYLWPAMWGKSFNDDDPQNPILADKYGIVMGTSHHEPLMRAQSEWKKYGSGEWNFNTNAEKLKEFWKTGIERMGAQESIVTVGMRGDGDEPMTEGTAISLLETIVNEQRKIIASVTQKPAEETPQLWALYKEVQDYYDQGMRVPEDITLLLADDNWGNIRKLPPLDEGNRKGGYGIYYHFDYVGGPRSYKWLNTTQISRVYEQMSLAYAYNAQKIWLVNVGDIKPMEYPTSFFLEYAWDPEAFTLSDLKAYPQKWAACQFGDTCSAEIAELLQTYSTLASRRKPELLDSETYSVDNFEEADSVLKEYANLEDLALALQQKIPETHQAAYYQLVLFPIQALANLNRMYIASAKNKRYAKQGRLSTADYGKQVEEYFEKDKKLTEKYHQLNDSKWNHMMSQTHIGYTYWQQPEENTMPSIASIVVPETGSLGVSTAGSTDFFPEKDALNILAFDKYHSQQTITLFNRGKKQITYNVKNLPEWLSISSKKGALTKDLQLTLQLKKDKIPNAKTAAEFTISQGNSKAILHVVYEPIIVETTGHLEYNGIVSIPATAFTTQTGWELLPDLGLLNSAIRPIHKFSRDINPENTVITYDFTIKEDFEGNLEFLLSPTLDFLNQGGLEFSYSLDHDEIKILNLENDGLQDWDEVLRTNRNRIKTYLRLKAGKHTLNIYGKDPGIVLQHIVLKASSNKQEPYLVPPESLVIEK is encoded by the coding sequence ATGAATACTAATACAATGAATCGAAAGCGCTTAAATTTCACGTTGGTGTTGCTTCTTTTAAACTGCATGCTATTTGCACAGCAAAAATTAATTTCAACTGATTTTGTAGCTGGGAGTTTTACCCTTGTATCTTCTAATGACACAGCACCTGTTGTTGTAGACTCCAGCGATTTTGAAGGTGTTCTGCTGGCCGCAGATAACTTTATTAAGGATATCGAGCGGGTAACAAGTAAAAGCAGTTCTAAACGCTATGACGTCGAAAAAAATGGCTCCATTGTTATAGGTACTATTGGTAAAAACAGCTTTATAGACAATCTTATTGAAGAAGGAAATCTCGATGTAGACTCAATCAGAAATTCCTGGGAAGCTTTTACAATTCAACAAATAGATGGAAACCTAATCATTGCCGGAAGCGATAAACGCGGCACGATTTACGGAGTTTATACTCTTTCTGAAGCGATGGGCGTTTCTCCCTGGTACTGGTGGGCAGATGTACCCGTAGCGAAGGCATCTGAATTGTATTTTACTGAAAAAATGTACGTCAACCCGGGACCTAAAGTACAGTATCGGGGAATATTTATAAATGATGAAGCGCCCGCACTATCTGGTTGGGCTGAGGAAAAATTTGGTGGATTTAACCACCAGTTCTACGCACACGTATTTGAACTTATTTTAAGACTAAAAGGTAACTACCTGTGGCCTGCAATGTGGGGTAAATCTTTTAATGATGACGATCCTCAAAACCCTATTTTGGCAGATAAATACGGGATTGTAATGGGAACTTCTCATCACGAACCCTTAATGCGAGCACAGTCTGAATGGAAAAAATATGGAAGCGGTGAATGGAATTTTAATACCAATGCAGAAAAACTAAAAGAATTCTGGAAAACAGGAATTGAGCGTATGGGTGCTCAGGAAAGTATTGTAACTGTTGGGATGCGGGGAGATGGCGACGAACCGATGACCGAAGGAACAGCCATTTCACTGCTTGAAACTATTGTAAACGAGCAACGTAAAATCATTGCCTCAGTGACGCAAAAACCGGCAGAAGAGACGCCACAGCTCTGGGCATTATATAAAGAAGTACAGGATTATTACGACCAGGGAATGCGCGTCCCTGAAGATATTACGCTGCTTCTGGCAGACGACAACTGGGGAAATATTAGAAAGCTGCCGCCTTTAGATGAGGGCAACCGTAAAGGGGGTTACGGTATTTATTATCATTTTGATTATGTGGGCGGTCCACGCAGTTATAAGTGGCTAAACACAACACAAATAAGCCGGGTGTATGAGCAAATGTCACTAGCTTATGCCTACAACGCTCAAAAAATATGGCTTGTAAATGTTGGCGATATCAAGCCCATGGAATACCCAACCAGCTTTTTCCTAGAATACGCCTGGGATCCTGAAGCTTTTACGCTGAGTGACTTAAAGGCCTATCCTCAAAAATGGGCTGCCTGCCAATTTGGTGACACCTGCTCAGCTGAAATTGCTGAGTTGCTGCAAACGTATTCAACATTGGCAAGTAGACGTAAACCCGAATTATTAGATTCAGAAACCTATAGTGTAGATAATTTTGAGGAAGCGGATTCGGTTTTGAAGGAGTATGCAAATCTTGAAGATCTGGCTCTAGCTCTTCAGCAAAAAATACCCGAAACTCATCAAGCTGCATACTATCAATTGGTTTTATTTCCCATTCAAGCACTGGCTAATCTTAACCGTATGTATATCGCTTCCGCGAAAAATAAACGCTACGCAAAACAAGGCAGATTATCAACGGCTGACTATGGTAAACAGGTTGAGGAGTATTTTGAAAAAGATAAAAAACTTACTGAAAAATACCACCAGCTCAACGATTCTAAATGGAATCATATGATGTCTCAAACCCATATAGGATATACCTACTGGCAACAACCCGAAGAAAATACAATGCCATCAATTGCATCAATAGTTGTCCCTGAAACGGGAAGTCTGGGAGTTTCTACTGCGGGAAGCACCGATTTTTTCCCTGAAAAAGACGCCTTAAATATATTAGCCTTTGACAAATACCATAGTCAACAGACCATAACTTTATTTAACCGCGGAAAAAAACAGATTACTTATAACGTAAAAAATCTTCCAGAATGGCTTAGTATTTCGAGCAAAAAAGGAGCATTAACAAAAGATCTTCAGCTTACACTTCAATTGAAAAAGGATAAAATTCCAAACGCTAAAACAGCTGCAGAATTTACTATCTCACAAGGTAATTCTAAAGCCATACTTCACGTAGTTTATGAGCCAATTATAGTAGAAACTACAGGACATCTTGAATATAATGGTATAGTAAGTATTCCGGCAACGGCGTTTACAACTCAAACTGGTTGGGAACTTCTACCCGATTTAGGACTCCTAAATAGCGCAATAAGACCTATACATAAATTTAGTAGAGACATCAACCCGGAAAATACTGTGATTACCTATGACTTTACGATTAAAGAAGATTTTGAAGGTAATCTTGAGTTTTTGTTATCTCCTACCCTAGACTTTCTTAATCAGGGAGGTCTAGAATTTAGCTATTCACTAGATCATGATGAGATTAAGATACTCAATTTAGAGAATGATGGTTTGCAGGATTGGGATGAAGTATTACGTACTAATAGAAATCGTATTAAAACTTATTTACGTTTAAAAGCGGGAAAACATACACTCAATATCTATGGTAAAGATCCCGGTATTGTACTTCAGCATATAGTTTTAAAAGCTTCCTCAAATAAACAAGAACCATATCTAGTTCCTCCAGAAAGTTTGGTTATTGAGAAGTAA
- a CDS encoding glycoside hydrolase family 43 protein, which produces MKEPRYLVDHAYMADPSAHVFNGKIYIYPSHDVESGIAENDNGDHFDMRDYHVFSMEKIDGAVTDHGEALHVSDIPWGGRQLWDCDIAFKNGTYYLYFPLKDKTDIFRIGVATSDKPEGPFIPRDAPMKGSFSIDPCIFEDNGNYYMYFGGLWGGQLQRYRDGKAIENPSEPADDEPALPSRIAKLSDDMLEFAEESKPIVILDEDGKPLTAGDHDRRFFEASWVHKYNDTYYFSYSTGNTHKLCYATGDSPYGPFTYQGVIMTPVIGWTTHHSILEFEGKWYLFYHDSKPSGGKTWLRSMKVVELEYESDGSIKTLEGL; this is translated from the coding sequence ATGAAAGAACCAAGATATCTAGTCGATCACGCGTATATGGCAGATCCTTCTGCACACGTTTTTAATGGAAAAATTTACATTTATCCGTCTCACGATGTAGAATCGGGTATTGCCGAAAATGATAATGGCGACCATTTTGATATGCGCGATTATCACGTATTTTCTATGGAAAAGATTGACGGTGCAGTAACTGATCACGGTGAGGCCTTACACGTGAGCGATATCCCATGGGGTGGAAGACAACTTTGGGATTGTGATATCGCTTTTAAAAACGGTACTTATTACCTATACTTTCCGCTAAAAGATAAAACAGATATTTTTAGAATTGGTGTGGCAACCAGTGATAAACCAGAAGGTCCTTTTATACCCAGGGATGCACCTATGAAAGGGAGTTTTTCTATAGATCCCTGCATATTTGAAGATAACGGAAATTACTATATGTATTTTGGAGGTTTATGGGGCGGTCAATTGCAACGCTACCGTGATGGTAAAGCCATTGAGAATCCGTCTGAGCCTGCAGATGACGAACCAGCTTTGCCATCTCGCATAGCAAAGCTTTCTGATGATATGCTTGAGTTTGCAGAAGAATCAAAGCCTATTGTAATTTTAGATGAAGATGGCAAGCCATTAACAGCAGGCGATCACGACAGACGCTTTTTTGAAGCTTCGTGGGTTCATAAATACAACGACACGTATTATTTTTCATACTCTACAGGAAATACGCATAAGTTATGCTATGCCACAGGAGACAGCCCCTATGGGCCGTTTACGTATCAAGGAGTTATAATGACACCAGTCATAGGCTGGACAACCCATCATTCTATACTCGAGTTTGAAGGTAAGTGGTATTTATTTTACCACGACTCAAAACCTTCCGGAGGTAAAACCTGGTTGCGTAGTATGAAAGTGGTGGAGCTTGAATATGAATCAGACGGCAGTATAAAAACCTTAGAAGGTTTGTAA
- a CDS encoding glycoside hydrolase family 43 protein — MNTRISIVLVSSVLLFSSFLVQNKFSEPKIPATRNPVFKQAIYEGKDEVYQNYPLAEGEFYNPILQGCYPDPAITRKGDDYYMVCSSFAMVPGVPIFHSKDLVNWTQLGHVLDRKSQLKVENSGISEGIYAPGITYNPNNDTFYMITTQIASGIGNMVVKTKDPKKGWSDPIKLDFGGIDPGLFFDDNGKAYVVHNDAPDGEPLYNGHRVIKIWEYDVETDKIIPGSDQIIVNGGVNLADNPIWIEGPHIYKKNGLYYLMCAEGGTGDWHSEVIFVSDKPTGPYTPAPSNPILTQRHFPKDRKNKVDWAGHADLIQGPNDTYYGVFLGVRPNEQDRVNTGRETFMLPVDWSGEFPVFENGLVPLKPKLEMPAGVVNQTGKAGYFPNGNFTYTENFKSDTLDYRWIGLRGPREDFIKQTKAGLEIKPFAVSIKEKKPTSTLFHRQQHKNFSFTTTLTFNPKSEKELAGLVCLQNEGFNYVFGVTKKGNKNHLLLERTENGKSTLIASVAIENTTNLNLKVEAQGDAYRFSFSEENSNNFINLGGTVSGDILSTNNAGGFTGALIGLYATTANDTILTK, encoded by the coding sequence ATGAATACACGTATATCTATTGTATTAGTTAGTTCAGTACTACTTTTTAGTTCGTTTTTAGTACAAAATAAATTTAGTGAGCCTAAGATACCGGCAACTCGTAACCCGGTATTTAAACAAGCTATTTATGAAGGAAAAGATGAGGTATACCAAAATTATCCTCTAGCTGAAGGAGAGTTTTACAACCCTATATTGCAAGGTTGTTATCCTGACCCTGCTATTACACGTAAAGGAGATGATTATTATATGGTTTGTTCTTCCTTCGCGATGGTTCCGGGAGTTCCTATATTTCATTCTAAAGATTTAGTAAACTGGACGCAGCTGGGTCACGTCTTAGATCGTAAATCTCAATTGAAAGTTGAAAACTCTGGTATTAGCGAAGGTATTTATGCACCAGGAATTACCTATAACCCCAATAACGACACATTCTATATGATTACAACGCAAATTGCTAGCGGTATTGGCAACATGGTTGTAAAAACTAAAGATCCTAAAAAGGGTTGGAGTGATCCTATAAAACTAGATTTTGGTGGGATCGATCCCGGTTTGTTTTTTGATGATAATGGCAAAGCTTATGTGGTGCATAATGATGCTCCAGATGGCGAACCGCTATACAATGGACATCGCGTAATTAAAATTTGGGAATACGATGTAGAGACCGATAAAATTATACCGGGTTCAGATCAAATTATCGTTAACGGCGGTGTTAATCTTGCCGACAATCCTATATGGATTGAAGGTCCGCATATTTATAAAAAGAACGGTTTATATTATTTAATGTGTGCCGAAGGCGGGACTGGCGATTGGCACAGTGAAGTGATTTTTGTGAGCGATAAGCCCACGGGACCTTACACGCCTGCGCCATCAAATCCTATTTTAACACAGCGTCATTTTCCTAAAGACCGTAAAAACAAAGTAGACTGGGCGGGTCATGCAGATTTGATACAGGGTCCTAATGATACATACTATGGTGTGTTTTTAGGAGTGCGACCAAACGAGCAGGATCGTGTAAATACAGGTAGAGAAACCTTTATGTTACCGGTGGACTGGTCTGGAGAATTTCCGGTATTTGAGAACGGCTTAGTGCCCTTAAAACCTAAATTAGAAATGCCTGCGGGTGTGGTTAATCAAACAGGTAAAGCGGGATATTTTCCTAACGGAAATTTTACCTACACAGAAAATTTTAAAAGTGACACGCTTGATTACCGCTGGATTGGATTAAGAGGACCGCGTGAAGATTTTATAAAACAAACAAAAGCAGGTTTAGAAATTAAACCCTTTGCAGTTTCTATAAAAGAGAAGAAGCCCACATCAACTTTATTTCACAGGCAACAACATAAAAACTTCTCGTTTACAACGACGCTTACCTTCAATCCTAAATCGGAAAAGGAGCTGGCAGGACTTGTATGTCTACAGAATGAAGGGTTTAATTATGTTTTCGGAGTTACCAAAAAGGGTAATAAAAATCACCTACTTCTTGAGCGAACAGAAAATGGAAAATCTACTCTTATAGCTTCCGTTGCGATTGAAAATACAACCAATTTAAATCTTAAAGTAGAAGCTCAGGGCGATGCATATCGCTTTAGTTTTTCCGAAGAAAATAGTAACAATTTTATAAATCTGGGAGGTACTGTGTCTGGAGATATATTATCTACAAACAATGCCGGTGGTTTTACAGGAGCGCTAATAGGCTTATATGCAACAACTGCTAATGACACTATTCTCACTAAATAG
- a CDS encoding endo-1,4-beta-xylanase — translation MYRLQNSIFKNIVLVGLISFVFLSCKTNNSEEQDEVVAEKMLSLKDAFKGKFLIGTALNLNQIEGRATSDIALIKEQFNSIVAENCMKSENLFTAQGTYDFTAADAFVKFGEDNNMVVHGHTLIWHSQLPEWFFKDSLGNQIDKVALTERMKSHISTVVGRYKGRVKSWDVVNEAVLDNGELRKSKFYEILGDSYLKLAFEFAHQADPEAELYYNDYNTSYPEKRAGIIKMLSKLQSEGVQLDGMGMQGHVGVDKPTIAEFEKSITAFADLGLKVAVTEFDITVLPFPKNLDGAEVSNNAEYKEEMNPYINGIPDSLNVKFTNRYLDFFKVFLKHQDKMEKITFWGVNDGNSWRNDWPIAGRTDYPLLFDRENKAKPVVDSIIKLALKN, via the coding sequence ATGTATAGGTTACAGAATTCCATTTTTAAAAACATCGTTCTTGTAGGTTTGATTTCGTTTGTTTTTTTGAGTTGTAAAACCAATAATTCAGAGGAGCAGGATGAAGTTGTTGCTGAAAAAATGCTTTCGTTAAAAGATGCGTTTAAAGGTAAGTTTTTAATAGGTACTGCACTAAATCTAAATCAGATAGAAGGTCGTGCAACTAGTGACATCGCACTCATAAAAGAGCAGTTTAATTCTATTGTTGCTGAAAACTGTATGAAGAGTGAAAACTTATTTACAGCACAAGGTACTTACGATTTTACGGCAGCAGATGCTTTCGTAAAATTTGGTGAAGACAATAATATGGTGGTACATGGGCATACGCTTATCTGGCATTCACAACTTCCGGAGTGGTTTTTTAAAGATAGTTTAGGTAATCAAATAGATAAAGTAGCACTTACCGAACGGATGAAGAGTCACATAAGTACTGTTGTAGGACGCTATAAGGGCAGAGTGAAATCGTGGGATGTGGTAAATGAAGCGGTATTAGATAACGGTGAATTGCGTAAAAGTAAATTTTATGAAATTTTGGGAGACTCTTACTTAAAGCTGGCTTTTGAATTTGCTCACCAGGCAGATCCCGAAGCAGAATTGTATTATAACGACTATAACACTTCATACCCAGAAAAAAGAGCAGGAATTATAAAAATGCTTTCAAAACTTCAAAGTGAGGGTGTGCAGCTAGATGGTATGGGAATGCAGGGTCACGTAGGTGTAGATAAACCTACGATTGCTGAATTTGAAAAAAGTATTACGGCTTTTGCAGATTTAGGATTAAAGGTTGCAGTTACCGAATTTGACATAACCGTATTGCCATTTCCTAAAAACTTAGATGGGGCAGAAGTAAGCAATAATGCCGAGTATAAAGAGGAGATGAACCCGTATATTAATGGAATCCCAGATTCTCTAAATGTAAAGTTTACTAACCGCTATCTCGACTTTTTTAAAGTGTTTTTAAAGCATCAGGATAAGATGGAAAAAATTACTTTTTGGGGTGTTAATGATGGAAATTCGTGGAGAAATGACTGGCCTATAGCCGGTCGTACAGATTATCCTTTACTATTTGATAGAGAAAATAAAGCAAAACCGGTAGTTGATTCTATAATTAAACTGGCACTTAAAAATTAG
- a CDS encoding DUF1593 domain-containing protein, with amino-acid sequence MKKFLVVLIFLINVSLVLAQDVTKHRVIILSDIEADPDDTQSFIRLFLYANEIDLKGLIATTSVWHKTEINPESIHKIINAYARVQPSLLKHAKGFPEASTLSSLVKKGPSVYGMLGVGAGKESEGSKWIIQELEKEDSRPLWIPVWGGVNTLAQALFTIKNTRTATEAKRLIAKLRVYTISDQDDSGVWIRKNFPDLFYIVSPGDDYGSATWITINSVIQGIDNSQISNTWLAENIQQNHGPLGAAYPDVAWGVEGDTPSFLSLIPNGLNVPEHPEWGGWGGRYELYKPDFSKQKKGNSGVPFEAETRPIYTDAIDTYKPYKPNEYGRSVKVDTTITYADNKATLWRWRADFQNDFAARIDWSVKSYADANHNPIIKLSHSDRLTVKSGEGFALDAFETIDPDGDNLSFLWFNYPEAGSYKKLIKVDGAENVHNAYVIAPRVTKPETAHFILKVTDKGEPALSSYKRVIVTIKP; translated from the coding sequence ATGAAAAAATTTTTAGTTGTTTTAATCTTTTTAATAAATGTCTCGCTGGTTTTAGCCCAAGACGTAACTAAACACCGGGTTATTATTTTATCAGATATTGAAGCTGATCCAGATGATACACAATCTTTTATTCGTTTGTTTTTATATGCTAATGAAATTGACTTAAAAGGTCTTATTGCCACAACTTCTGTTTGGCATAAAACAGAAATCAATCCCGAGTCTATTCATAAAATAATTAATGCGTATGCTAGAGTTCAGCCGAGTCTTTTAAAACACGCAAAGGGTTTTCCCGAAGCTTCTACTCTGTCCTCTTTAGTTAAAAAAGGGCCGTCTGTCTATGGAATGTTAGGCGTAGGTGCAGGAAAAGAAAGTGAAGGTTCTAAGTGGATTATTCAGGAACTAGAAAAAGAAGATTCCCGCCCGTTATGGATACCTGTTTGGGGAGGTGTAAATACTTTAGCACAGGCCTTATTTACTATTAAAAATACACGCACTGCTACTGAAGCAAAACGCCTTATTGCAAAACTTAGAGTATATACTATTTCAGATCAGGATGATAGCGGCGTCTGGATACGTAAAAATTTTCCCGATCTATTTTATATTGTAAGTCCCGGGGACGATTACGGTAGTGCAACCTGGATTACCATTAACAGTGTAATTCAGGGAATTGATAATTCGCAAATAAGTAATACGTGGTTAGCAGAAAACATTCAGCAAAATCACGGTCCTTTAGGTGCTGCTTATCCTGATGTTGCGTGGGGAGTTGAAGGTGATACTCCCTCTTTTCTATCTTTAATCCCTAACGGTCTAAATGTTCCTGAACATCCCGAATGGGGCGGCTGGGGTGGCCGCTATGAATTGTATAAACCCGATTTTTCAAAACAAAAAAAAGGAAATTCTGGAGTGCCTTTTGAAGCAGAAACGCGTCCTATTTATACAGATGCCATAGACACGTATAAACCCTACAAGCCTAATGAATATGGCAGAAGTGTAAAGGTCGACACCACTATCACCTATGCTGATAATAAAGCAACGTTATGGCGCTGGAGAGCAGATTTTCAGAATGATTTTGCAGCGCGTATAGATTGGTCTGTAAAAAGCTACGCCGATGCTAATCACAATCCGATAATAAAATTGAGTCACTCTGATCGCTTAACGGTAAAGTCTGGTGAAGGTTTTGCTTTAGATGCCTTTGAAACTATAGATCCTGATGGCGATAATCTTAGTTTTTTATGGTTTAATTATCCTGAAGCCGGTTCTTATAAAAAGCTAATTAAAGTAGATGGGGCAGAAAATGTACACAATGCATATGTGATTGCACCTCGTGTTACAAAGCCAGAAACCGCTCATTTTATACTCAAAGTAACCGATAAGGGAGAACCGGCATTGTCTAGTTATAAACGTGTAATAGTAACCATTAAACCCTAG